The sequence CTACCTAACGATGCATTGAGCTGATTGATCTCATTAAGTGTTTACCTTTATGAATGTTATATTGTTAATCTCGATGACAGTAATGGATAATCCCGtattatttagagtacactttAAACGTTTTTTAACAggtttataaatatcaaattgaGTCCGTCCTTTACTTATAagctttatttttgttttgtcacTGTTTCAGACTGGGTGATCAAACTCGGACCGAAGACATTCGGAAAAGATAACCAGTATGAATATTCCGTGGTTACCGACAACCTCAAGGCAACGCTCTTCGTCTTGGCTCGGGACCCGGAAACTTTCAACCGTGAATATAACGAAGAGGTGCTGGAGTTCCTCAAAAAGAAAGGATTCACAAACTTTATCAACAAACCAGTCGCTACCTATCAAGGGTCAGACTGTATGTACGTTAACCAATGAAAGTTAACAAAGATGATAGGTCAAAtgaaacaaatgtaaataactTAAAATGACACTAAGTGATTTATCTATTACATGGAGTTTTCTATGTGTGCAAATCGCCATATTGTTTTTCATGaatgttatttttaataaaatatgtttcctGGAATTATTTTGCGTGTTGTTTCTCATGAAACAAACATAATGACCTTTAATTTTGCAGATTCGATATTGCATATTTAGATATCACTAGAATTTCGGCAAACATAACAAGAATTTAATAATGATGATATACTGTTTACCTGGTGTTTTATTCCTATAATATTATCTTACATACAGTTCTTGGCAAGGTCCAGGTTTACTTTCGTTAGCGTTGGTATCAGTACATCTTCAAACAATCGCCAATAGAACAGACGCCGTTCTTCTCTATCGCTACATACTTAACATCATGTAAACTCCTCCAGATCCATTCTTGTACATTTAATACAGCGATACCACATATTATTTAGCAAAATTGTAATGGTAAATAGTTTCCATCTCTTTCATGGTTCACACTGTTTGGCGACCAAAatgattttgattggctgaccaatcaGAAATCATTACAGGTTTCAAACACACGTATAATCGACGTATTGTATGCACTGTTCCGTGTTTTATGAGGTAAAGGGATGTGTTTCGCTATGATAATATTCTGTTTAATGTCTgattgggattttttttaaacaatacatTCGAATAAGTTAGGGCCCATATAATGCACAATAGGTCAAACcacatatacacaaatatatcaGATTACAGTAATGTTTTCTATCGCCATGGAATATACATAATACACGTACTTTTCAGACaatataattgtaattaatagAAGATAAACGATTAGAAATGTCAAATTGATAAGGTTTTGTCCCGCCAAAATGCAAAGAATCAGGTGTTCTCTGATtgatcagccaatcaaaaacgtttatttcatatttaaaatgttaattaagtAAAAAGCGTTAGTAAGAGAGGAGATAGAGACAAAGTATTAATTAAATCATCAGGGTTTTATATTGGTGGATGCCTTTTATGAGTAAAAAGTGAGGTGTTCTAGAAACAGTAACCTAGTGAAATGAAAATGTCTAGCATGTTAATCTGAGTTGACCTCGGAATGTTATAACTTCACTGATGTATCGATGTCATTGCTCTTCTCTCTGTACTCATTAACCGGTTAACTACAATGTGTCTGATCCCAGTTACATCGCCTTCCTAGCAGTGCAGGCAGTCGGCTGTGGTAGAAGATGTGTCACGACTGTTATGACAATTCGTggtaatttgattttatatgaACATCGAAGAAAGTCGATAATTGGTAATGTATATCGAGCAGGTGGAATCCTTACTCTTCGACAGTTCTTTGACAATAGTGCAGTTTCTTTGAGCTTGACTGATCTTTAATAATGACCTCTCCTCTAATTAGTTAGTAGACGTAAAACTCATTATATCTAACAAATTGGCATATATAGATTTAAAACTCCGTTTAGATATGTAAAAGTGGccattttttaagaaaaagctTTTTTTGCACTCAATCAAATCTAAAACAGTTGCTCTAAAGATTGAAATAATTACTGTATATCTTTATTTCTCAATgcaatatgacgtcatttgaaACTACTTTGTTTCCTAATGTAATGCATTTTgatgtatgttttgtttctgtttgaCACTTTATTGGTATATAAATGACATTCTAGGAAAACATAACGGTTAAACTTCCGTTAATCTTGTGACATCCCCTGGGAGGGGTAGGGGGCAAGGTAGCCAGATGGTTAAGATATCCGCCACACATTTTATAAGCTCACCATGTCTGGGTTTGAATATCACATGGACAGTTGCCAGCTGTTGGCCACAGGTCGATGTTTTCCTCTCCTGGTACTCTGCCTTTCTCCCACACCAAAAACATAGCTTTATTGTTCCTCGTTAAATTTCACATCCTTTATTTCCATTGACAAAGTTGGAATCGAGCGCCATCGTACAGTAAAGAGAACTGGTGTGCGTTTAACTTACAATAATTGTCTGTCATAAGCTTTTTAAATTGAAACATTTAAGATGGTGAAATATTTGTCATAAAACAGTGTGCATTGCAATACACTGCCCTCCGAAAGTTATGTCACACGTGCAGTTTTACAAACATAAAGTACAGAAATACGTTAACCTTTTTAATGCAGGCATCAGcgtatataatgtatttatcttCTCTaactcaataaaaaaaattttcgAGAGTTTTCTTAGAGATAAATTGCCAGCCAATATTAACATATGTCacagaacttttggaggcctgtgtaaatatatttattttttcgaTTCTATAGATACTCAGTGTTTTATCATGTCGATACATAATGTACATCTAAAACATTTCAATCCGATAATAGACGGTAATTGATAGTTAATGATAACAAATTATGGCCGTCCTATTACATAAATTTACCAAGCTACAACCGTAAAACGTCGTCATGGTAACCGGCACAAATACTTTAGGGATACATAAATTTTCTCTGCTATAAAAACGCGTAACAGTGCGTTTGACCCTGTATGTCACTATTGataaaaagtcattttcagATATTTAATTGATATCATATGCATGATTGCAATTGCttcctcaaaaaaaaaaaatgaaaaaaacaattattgtgGAATCTCGCCAGTACAGTATTAACTAAATGATATAATAGCTTGCTACAATACTCTCCTAGGAGAAAACGCCTCATCAGCAAAGTCGTTTTTATTGGTAAAATCCTCTGGCAAATACAACATTATTGGTCTTCACAGTTCCCTGatgtgatttatattttgtggtGGGAAATCCAATATACTGCTTACGATAAATGTTATAGAAAAAAATCGACATCTACATTTATGTCTGGAATctgtttaattttcatttccatgGATCGGTTGTATCATCtgtaaaagttttaaataaatacaaacaaatgtcaGAATACCAAATAATGAACAATAATCTCCGCTACCTATTCTTCCACATCATCTTGTGTATTAATATCATTGGGCTTTATCAAGGATTAAGAAAGAAGAATGGTGACGTCAGTCGAATTAAGTGCAATATTTGGATTATACTATGTGAAATGTCGATGACCGGAATTATATTATCGTAAAATGGCCATTTTAAGAACCACGTTTTGTTGATTCTTATATGTTTGTATTCgaatatttttttagaaaaaataccCTAATTTAATCTTATCCCTCTTCATTATTGAGTATTTTCTAATTGTGTCTATTAATAAAAGGTACAGCGTATTGGCTACAATCCCGGTTTAAGTACACTAGGGAATTGTGTAATACTCGTCAGAAATCCAATTTCGATATCCCAGGACAGCGCCCCAGTAACTATAATCTGTTCCCTACAATCTCATTTGAGCTTTACTTTGTACAAACGATGATGATAATTGTCATGTTAATATCACTACTGTACCACGTAAACCATTCTATGTTTGGTATCTTTGTGTGACCTGACGTAGTCAGCTGATGGAGTGACCAATGGAAAGCGAGTATTATTGATGAAACGTCAACGACTGCTCTGCAATAACCTGAACGGGTAATGTCTATTGTTTCTTTGTATCAGATaatgatttaaatgatattagAATGTTTCTGAGTAATAACGTCTATGTAGGGATATATAAGCAGTCCTCTATGGGGAGTCCAGTTATAAATACGCCATCGTAACAGGAGGGACATTTGACAGATAAAATGTAAGTATGCATCCCGTTACCTTTAATATAggctatataaaaatatattttaagcatcattctgaaaaaaaacccattaatctatataacatgtttttgaattatatttaaatgagaGTTTCAATATCCGatattacatttaaatttattgctatgcttattgatatatatccaggaataatattttattcacaatTTCTAATGTGATTGTCACGTCACTGTTGTGGCGATTCCTGTAttttattttagcattttaCAACAGAAACAAAGTCTGTCGGCTGTCATGAAATATCTAAGATCTCGCTGTTTACCTTGAATCCACGTTTGTTATCCTGTTTAGTTTCTCTGTGATTTTTTGTGTCTTGTTTCTGCATTTCTATACTTATCATTACGCTATagacaataaaatcaatatttagatCGTCGTGCTTTGAAGATTGCGGACAATCTTGTCTactgttttattatgtttaGATAAGTTAGACCCTCGGTAAAAGAATATGCAAGCTTTATGCTGTTTTAATAGTAGCTCAAAAGTGTTCTCActtgaaaaaaatctttgaaacaTAAAATCTCGAAATGCATTGTCATGCATACTATAAAAatgcattatattttgtatatgtctaatattgccaaatgaaaaaaaaattacgcgTAACATATTTAGGTCCCTTACCAAATGATCGTTTAACTTATGTTTGCTCTCATTTAATTCATGAATTCTCTAATGGCTACACAAAGCAAATGGTAGACTTGTAAATTTTATGCTTCGATTATCTATATGAGCCGGTTTtcaatagtacatgtatttcagatatcaaaattgattaaatagGTTAATTTTTATGCAGCTAGATTGTATATGTAAATTTGAAAGTTCCGGATTAAGTTTTGAATAATGCctatatatgtgttatatgtatataatttaaataCAAAACTCTATACGCGTATTTTGAAACAACTAAGCGGAATTGGTGAATACTTCtattcattttctaaaacagtTTCCAAACCACTAAATCACGTGCTAAAATGACACGGGCTTTATCACACTCGTTCCTTATCTTTTATCGATTTCTAAGGATGGTCATATTTTTAAAGAACTTTATAATAAAAACTGTTAGTAGGAAGAATTATTATCTATATTGCAGATTTATTCATTACGCAGTCTAGTTTAGCAGCTACAGTAACAATGGCAGACCAACACAACGCAGCAGATTCCGTTGCCAGAGGAGTACCaccaataatgataattttcGGAACATTTGGAAACATCTTTTCTATTTACATTCTGACAAGGAAGAACATTCGACAGTccacatgtacagtgtatctTATTGTGCTAGCGTGTTCAGACCTTGTGGTACTCTATACTGGCCTTCTGAGGACGTGGATATCAGCCACATTCCAGGATGACATCCGAACTCATACTTCCGGTATCTGTAAAATCCACACCTGGTTGGTGTATGTTTCTCTGGATTTCTCGGCTTGGATCTTGGTAGCCGTCACGGCAGAACGTGTGGCCTTAGTGTGGTTCCCCCACCAAGCTAAGACCAGGTGTACCAAGCGAACAGCGGCCTTCGTAATAACACCAATATTTGTGTGCCTTATGGTGATCAACTCTCATATATTCTACGGCATAGACAATGTTAAAGTGACTAATGGCAATTCAACAACCATCAAGTGTAGTTTCGTTTCCTCAGATTATCAACGATTCTTTGAGGAACTGTGGCCTTGGGTGGATTTGACCATTTTCTGTGGACTTCCGTTTTGTTTCCTTGTCACCGGGAATGTATTAATTATCACCAAAGTATTTGCCAGTCAGAGAGCGACAAAACGAAAAGTAGATCCACACAATCCACAAAGTCGCTCGCAGCGATCTCAAATGTCGTCAATGAGTGTGATGTTGTTCTGTCTcaattgtgtcttcttgttatgTACGACGCCTGTTAGTATTTATTTGAT is a genomic window of Argopecten irradians isolate NY chromosome 10, Ai_NY, whole genome shotgun sequence containing:
- the LOC138333674 gene encoding cysteinyl leukotriene receptor 2-like codes for the protein MADQHNAADSVARGVPPIMIIFGTFGNIFSIYILTRKNIRQSTCTVYLIVLACSDLVVLYTGLLRTWISATFQDDIRTHTSGICKIHTWLVYVSLDFSAWILVAVTAERVALVWFPHQAKTRCTKRTAAFVITPIFVCLMVINSHIFYGIDNVKVTNGNSTTIKCSFVSSDYQRFFEELWPWVDLTIFCGLPFCFLVTGNVLIITKVFASQRATKRKVDPHNPQSRSQRSQMSSMSVMLFCLNCVFLLCTTPVSIYLIGYVHWSRDATETTKANLSLVWTLVNVLMYANNTFNFLLYCVSGSRFRAEVRIVFKQCFSLLHTAETKQLNIGRQAVLNPTRATTCIIAMDRRDKNASDSREKINVRG